From the Variovorax paradoxus genome, the window GCATCCGCGCGGCGAAGGCGATGCGCGCGAGGACATGGACGGCGCCTTCCAGGACTGGAGCGACGCGCTCTGGCCCGAGCTGGTGAAGGCCTTCGACATCAAGACCGGCGCCGACACGCCGGTGCAGAGCGAGCCGCTCTACACGCTGGAAGAGCTGCCGCCGCCGCAGAAGAATGCGATCGTCGATGCGCTGGGCGCGGTGGCGCTGCGGGTGATCGAGAACCGCGAGCTGCAGTCCGGCGGCAATGGCGAAGCCGGACGCTCCACGCGCCACGTCGAGCTGATGCTGCCCGAAGGGCTCGACTACCGCGCCGGCGACCACCTGAGCGTGGTGCCGCGCAACAGCCCACGGCAGGTCGAGCGTGCGATGGCGCGTTTCGGCTTCGACCGCACGGCGCATGTGCGCCTGCATGCGGGTGCGGGGCGCAAGGCCGCGCTGCCGGTCGAGCAGGTGATTGCGGTCGACCGGCTGCTGGGCGATTACGTCGAGTTGCAGGACGTGGCCACGCGCAAGCAGATCGCCACGCTTGCGGCCTACACCGAGTGCCCGTTCACCAAGCCGAAGCTCGTCGCCCTGTCGGGCAGCGACGAAGCCTCGCAGGCCGCTTACAAGGCCGAGGTGCTGCACAAGCGCAAGTCGCTGCTCGACCTGCTCGAGGAACATCGGGCCTGCCAGGTGCCCTTCGCGGTGTTCCTCGAGATGCTGTCGCCGCTGTCGCCACGCTACTACTCGATCTCGTCATCGCCGACGATGACGCCCGGCAGGTGCAGCGTGACGGTGGGCGTGGTGAACGGGCCGGCGAAGTCGGGCCTGGGCACCTTCGAGGGCGTGTGCTCCAACTTCCTGGCGCGCGCCGAGGCGGGCGACACGGTGCATGGCGTGGTGCGCGAGACCACGGCCGAGGGCTTCCGGCTGCCGGACGATGCGGGCCGGCCACTCATCATGATCGGCCCCGGCACGGGCCTGGCGCCGTTCCGCGGCTTCCTGCAGGAGCGCGCGGCGCAGGTCGAGGCGGGCAACGCCGTCGGAGAAGCCCTGCTGTTCTTCGGCTGCCGCCATCCCGAGCAGGACTTCATCTACGCCGATGAACTGAACGCCTGGGCGCACCGCGGCGTGATGAAGCTGCACACCGCGTTCTCGCGCGCGGGCGAGCGCAAGGTCTATGTGCAGGACCTGATCCGCGAGCAGGCCGCCCACGTGTGGAAGCTGCTGGAGGCCGGCGCGGTGGTGTACGTGTGCGGCGACGGCTCGCGCATGGAACCCGACGTGCGCCGCACGCTGAGCGACCTGGCGCGCGAGCACGGGCAGGACAGTGCGGCGTGGATGGACAGGATGATCGCCGACCAACGCTACGTCCTGGACGTCTGGGCTGGAAACTAGGCTCGCCCCCAGGCTTGCCCACTTCGTGTGGCCTCCTTCCCCCCGCCGGGGGCAATACCTGTGGCCCGGCAAAGCCGGTTCCACGGTATTCCTGGAAAGGGTTCGGCAGCCCGCGGGGCGCTTGATCAGTCCGCGCGATCGGGGTCCGGGTACACGAGCGGGCCCAGCAATCCGCGGTTGAAGGGCTTCCACTGGCCTTCGGGCTGCGCGAGGCGGTCGGCCACCGCGTAGAGCACGGCGGGGTGCGCGCCCAGGCCCAGGTGGCTGGCCAGCACCTCGATGTTTTCCGACTGCGGGCCGGTCTTCTCGATGCTGCATTGCCAGGCCACAACGCCGTCGGTGCGGCTGAAGATGGAGGTGGTCGGCACGGGCGGGGTGGGCTGCACGAACTTCATGCGGCGCGGGTCGTGCGAGCTCTGGCCGCTCACGCCTTCGTAGACGCGCCATGCGTTGGTGGCGCGCGGGCTGCCCGAGAACGGGCTGCCGAGCGTGACGACGTTGCGGATCATGTGCGAATACGACGACGCCAGCATGCGGGCATAGACGCCGCCCAGGCTCCAGCCGATGACGCTGACCTTCTCGCCGTTCTTCTCGTACAGCGTCTTCAGCAGCTCGACCATGCCGTGCTCCACGCCTTCGCGCGGACCGAGGTTGCGGCCCAGGCCCCAGCCGTGGGCGTCGTAGCCGCGGCTGCAGAGGTAGCGGCGCAGCAGCAGCGTCGAACCGTCGCCCGCGACGAGGCCGGGCAGCACGAGCACCGGATGGCCGTCGCCGCGCGGCGTGAGCTGCAGCAGCGGCCACATGGCGATGCCGGCGCCGGTTTCCCAGAGCGCGCGGGCTTCGGCCAGCAGCAGCAGGCGCGACGGCGGCGCGATCGGTTCCTTGGCGTGGGTGGCGGTGGTCATGGTGGATGGCTCCTTGTCGGTTTTTATCTTCTTCAATGCGAACCTGGGGCTCTGGAAGCCAATGCCCCGTCGGACAGCAACGTCATTTATCCGAGGTATTTGGCCCTCAGGTAATCGAGGTAAGCCCTCGATTCGCTCGAAACATACGGCGAGACCAGCGTGAGCGTGTAGAAGGCCGCCAGGCCTGGGTCGGCCTGCGCCAGCGCGTCGCGGCCGGGCACGAGCCGCTCGAA encodes:
- a CDS encoding esterase/lipase family protein, with protein sequence MTTATHAKEPIAPPSRLLLLAEARALWETGAGIAMWPLLQLTPRGDGHPVLVLPGLVAGDGSTLLLRRYLCSRGYDAHGWGLGRNLGPREGVEHGMVELLKTLYEKNGEKVSVIGWSLGGVYARMLASSYSHMIRNVVTLGSPFSGSPRATNAWRVYEGVSGQSSHDPRRMKFVQPTPPVPTTSIFSRTDGVVAWQCSIEKTGPQSENIEVLASHLGLGAHPAVLYAVADRLAQPEGQWKPFNRGLLGPLVYPDPDRAD